Proteins from a single region of Ensifer adhaerens:
- a CDS encoding DMT family transporter, with amino-acid sequence MTSKNSVSFVGFACVLLASALWGTTGTTATFASGVSPLGIGAVAMGFGGLLLALTALHSIVKSRTRIAAQWPMLVLGSASVAIYPLAFYSSMHLAGVAIGTVISIGSAPLAASLIERFFDGQKLTTRWLLGAAAGLAGAVLLTFSESAGHDGANAQDATAVLYGILLGLVSGLLYALYSWVARRLMQAGIPPRAAMGSIFGVGGLALLPVLAFTGAPLLASWTNIAVGVYMALVPVLVAYVLFAYGLARVSATMATTLSLLEPVIAAVLAVVIVGERLPAEGWIGIGLIVGSLFILTLPIPGRRRRARPERSDAAIDAALITR; translated from the coding sequence ATGACCTCGAAGAATTCCGTTTCCTTCGTCGGCTTCGCCTGCGTGCTGCTTGCCTCCGCACTTTGGGGCACGACCGGCACCACCGCCACCTTTGCATCCGGTGTCAGCCCGCTCGGCATCGGCGCCGTCGCCATGGGCTTCGGCGGCCTGCTCCTGGCGCTGACCGCGCTGCACTCGATCGTCAAGAGCCGCACACGGATCGCCGCGCAATGGCCGATGCTGGTTCTGGGCTCTGCCTCGGTCGCGATCTATCCGCTCGCCTTCTACAGCTCCATGCATCTGGCCGGCGTCGCGATCGGCACCGTCATTTCCATCGGCTCGGCGCCGCTCGCCGCCTCGCTGATCGAGCGCTTTTTCGACGGCCAGAAGTTGACGACCCGCTGGCTGCTGGGTGCGGCCGCCGGCCTTGCCGGCGCCGTGCTTCTGACTTTTTCCGAAAGCGCCGGCCACGACGGTGCCAATGCCCAGGATGCGACGGCGGTCCTCTACGGCATCCTGCTCGGCCTCGTCTCCGGCCTGCTCTATGCGCTCTATTCCTGGGTGGCGCGGCGGCTGATGCAGGCGGGCATCCCGCCGCGTGCCGCCATGGGCTCGATCTTCGGCGTCGGCGGCCTGGCTCTCCTGCCGGTGCTCGCCTTTACCGGCGCACCGCTGCTCGCGTCGTGGACGAACATCGCCGTCGGCGTCTACATGGCGCTCGTGCCGGTGCTCGTGGCTTACGTGCTCTTTGCCTATGGTCTCGCCCGCGTGTCGGCCACCATGGCGACGACGCTATCGCTGCTGGAGCCGGTGATTGCCGCCGTGCTTGCCGTCGTCATCGTCGGCGAGCGCCTGCCCGCCGAGGGCTGGATCGGTATCGGCCTGATCGTCGGTTCGCTCTTCATCCTCACCCTGCCGATACCGGGCCGGCGCCGTCGCGCCAGGCCAGAGCGATCCGATGCCGCAATCGACGCGGCCCTTATCACCCGCTAG
- a CDS encoding DMT family transporter, which yields MSDVAALPSRRANRISAVLILVLLEAALVISWSAGFVGIRFAIDHAPIFLILFWRSLVSGLLLLPFALTIGPKIRLRDAVPQMLFGALAMSGYLAGFALAISYGVPTGLVALITDMLPLAVAILSWPVLGQALNARQWLGSFIGLTGVLIASGWSLDMGDVPLWAYGLPVLGTLSLALATLLQKRSPAGAMPVHQSLCIQCLSAAAIFALFAWHEGSVLPVLDPGFIGGILWLVFIATFGAWSLYYLALKRSSPARVTAILYLSPPVTMIWAFVMFAEPLSWAMAAGLTVSLIGIVIVARAQKPAHV from the coding sequence ATGAGCGACGTTGCCGCGCTGCCCTCCCGCCGGGCAAACCGCATTTCAGCGGTCCTCATCCTGGTCCTGCTCGAGGCGGCGCTGGTCATCTCCTGGAGCGCCGGCTTCGTCGGCATCCGCTTCGCGATCGATCATGCGCCGATCTTCCTGATCCTCTTCTGGCGCAGCCTCGTCTCCGGCCTGCTGCTGCTCCCCTTCGCGCTGACGATCGGGCCGAAGATCCGCCTCAGGGACGCCGTGCCGCAGATGCTCTTCGGCGCGCTCGCCATGTCCGGCTATCTCGCCGGCTTTGCGCTGGCCATCTCCTACGGCGTGCCGACCGGCCTCGTGGCGCTGATCACCGACATGCTGCCGCTCGCGGTCGCGATCCTCTCCTGGCCCGTTCTCGGCCAGGCGCTTAACGCCCGGCAATGGCTCGGCTCCTTCATCGGGCTGACCGGCGTGCTGATTGCCTCCGGCTGGTCGCTCGACATGGGCGATGTCCCCCTCTGGGCCTATGGCCTGCCTGTTCTCGGCACCCTCTCGCTGGCGCTGGCGACACTCCTGCAGAAACGCAGCCCGGCAGGCGCGATGCCAGTGCATCAGAGCCTCTGCATTCAGTGCCTTTCCGCTGCCGCGATCTTCGCACTCTTTGCCTGGCACGAAGGCAGCGTGCTGCCGGTCCTCGATCCCGGCTTCATCGGTGGCATCCTCTGGCTGGTGTTTATCGCCACCTTCGGCGCCTGGAGCCTCTATTACCTGGCGCTCAAAAGATCCTCGCCCGCCCGCGTTACCGCGATCCTTTATCTCAGCCCGCCGGTGACGATGATCTGGGCCTTCGTCATGTTCGCCGAACCCCTCTCCTGGGCCATGGCCGCCGGCCTCACCGTTTCGCTGATCGGTATCGTCATCGTCGCCAGGGCGCAGAAACCGGCGCACGTTTAG
- a CDS encoding RrF2 family transcriptional regulator, translated as MKKDSRLSSVLHALLHMAERGEPLTSDELALCMRTNPVVVRRTMGFLRDAGIVSSARGHAGGWAITADLKTVTLRHLHETLGEPAIFAIGNRQEMPECLVEQAVNAALDTAFAEAEALLLDRFAHVTLADLAEDFARRHRLRSQ; from the coding sequence ATGAAAAAAGACAGTCGCCTTTCCTCCGTTCTGCACGCGCTCCTGCACATGGCCGAGCGCGGCGAGCCCCTGACCTCGGACGAGCTTGCGCTCTGCATGCGCACCAATCCGGTCGTCGTCCGCCGCACCATGGGCTTCCTCAGGGATGCCGGCATCGTTTCTTCCGCCCGCGGGCACGCGGGCGGCTGGGCGATCACTGCCGACCTCAAGACCGTGACGCTCCGGCACTTGCACGAGACGCTCGGCGAGCCCGCGATCTTTGCCATCGGCAACCGGCAGGAAATGCCGGAATGCCTGGTCGAGCAGGCGGTCAACGCCGCGCTCGACACCGCCTTTGCCGAGGCCGAGGCGCTGCTGCTCGACCGCTTCGCCCACGTGACACTTGCCGACCTCGCCGAGGACTTCGCCCGGCGGCACCGGCTCCGATCGCAATGA
- a CDS encoding NAD(P)/FAD-dependent oxidoreductase — protein sequence MQQDVIIIGGSYAGMAAALQLLRARRRVLIIDEGIRRNRFASHSHGFLGQDGIDPAEIAATARAQLSKYPTLTWIDGRAVTASGRQGAFVVTTTDGASFEGRRLLFATGVKDGLPEIEGLAERWGKSAFHCPYCHGYELNEGEIAVIAASPMSIHQAQLIPEWGKVTFFTNGAIILDREGRADLVRRGVTIDESPIVRLEGHADVVLADGRRLPFAGLFVATRTTPASDIAERFGCEIEETPMGLQIRATAAKETTIPGAYACGDVGRVPHSVSLAVGDGAWAGAQLHRSLVF from the coding sequence ATGCAACAGGACGTCATCATCATCGGCGGCAGCTATGCCGGCATGGCCGCCGCCCTCCAGCTCCTGCGCGCCCGCCGGCGTGTGCTGATCATCGACGAGGGTATTCGCCGCAACCGTTTTGCCAGCCACTCCCACGGCTTCCTCGGCCAGGACGGCATCGATCCCGCCGAGATCGCCGCAACCGCGCGGGCGCAGCTCTCCAAATACCCGACGCTCACCTGGATCGACGGTCGCGCCGTGACCGCCAGCGGCAGGCAGGGTGCTTTCGTCGTCACCACCACCGACGGCGCCTCGTTTGAAGGCCGGCGCCTTCTCTTTGCGACCGGCGTCAAGGATGGTCTGCCCGAGATCGAGGGGCTGGCCGAGCGCTGGGGCAAGAGCGCCTTCCATTGCCCCTATTGCCACGGCTACGAGCTGAACGAGGGCGAGATTGCCGTGATTGCCGCAAGCCCGATGTCGATCCACCAGGCGCAGCTCATTCCCGAATGGGGCAAGGTGACCTTCTTCACCAACGGCGCGATCATCCTCGACCGTGAGGGGCGCGCCGACCTTGTCAGGCGCGGCGTCACCATCGATGAAAGCCCGATCGTTCGGCTCGAAGGCCATGCCGACGTGGTGCTGGCGGATGGCCGCCGCCTGCCATTTGCAGGCCTCTTCGTCGCCACCCGCACCACGCCTGCAAGCGACATCGCCGAACGCTTCGGCTGCGAGATCGAGGAGACGCCGATGGGGCTGCAGATCCGGGCCACGGCCGCCAAGGAAACGACCATCCCCGGCGCCTATGCCTGCGGCGATGTCGGCCGCGTTCCCCATTCCGTGTCGCTTGCCGTCGGCGACGGCGCTTGGGCGGGCGCGCAACTGCACCGCTCGCTGGTCTTCTGA
- a CDS encoding arginase family protein — MPIALTCFQGRAGDHNDLAIPGARSIASHLAHKLDLEAVVIGTPEPAMNVDWSLELDAAMPALRLMRDRLDAVYAGGSVSLAATSRCAVSLATLPAVARYHRQAVVVWFDSHGDLNTPEASSTGYLGGLALSGPCGLWQSGLGDGLSIENVILVGQRDLDPFEADLIAAKRIPHIRAGADLALQLAEAVAGRPVYIHLDCDVLNPGIVPTDYRHDDGLTLDDLRAACEVLAKGEVVGLEIAEFQNAWSEGGEPVTPEPLIGALEPLLQKLRR; from the coding sequence ATGCCCATTGCCCTCACCTGCTTTCAGGGTCGCGCCGGCGACCACAATGACCTGGCAATTCCCGGCGCCAGGTCCATTGCGTCTCATCTCGCACACAAGCTTGATCTGGAAGCCGTGGTGATTGGTACGCCGGAGCCGGCGATGAACGTCGACTGGTCGCTAGAGCTCGACGCCGCCATGCCCGCCTTGCGGCTGATGCGAGATCGCCTTGATGCGGTCTATGCCGGAGGATCGGTATCGCTCGCCGCAACGAGCCGTTGCGCGGTCTCGCTCGCAACGCTGCCGGCCGTCGCCAGATATCACAGGCAAGCGGTCGTGGTGTGGTTCGATTCACACGGCGACCTGAACACGCCCGAAGCCAGCAGCACCGGCTATCTCGGCGGGCTGGCGCTGTCGGGGCCCTGTGGCCTCTGGCAGTCCGGCCTTGGCGACGGGCTCTCCATCGAAAATGTGATCCTGGTCGGCCAGCGCGACCTCGATCCCTTCGAGGCCGACCTCATCGCAGCGAAACGGATCCCGCATATCCGCGCAGGCGCCGATCTTGCGCTACAGCTGGCCGAGGCCGTTGCCGGCCGGCCCGTCTACATCCACCTCGACTGCGACGTGCTGAACCCCGGCATCGTCCCGACCGACTATCGGCATGACGACGGGCTCACCCTCGATGATCTGCGGGCAGCCTGCGAGGTCCTGGCCAAGGGCGAGGTCGTCGGGCTGGAGATCGCGGAGTTTCAGAACGCCTGGTCCGAGGGCGGTGAGCCGGTGACGCCTGAACCGCTGATCGGGGCCCTGGAACCGCTCCTGCAAAAGCTGCGCCGCTGA
- a CDS encoding DUF1194 domain-containing protein has translation MTLRSVLLACACLLGGSTSAGPLRVDLELVLAVDVSYSMELDEQRLQRQGYVAAFLEPELIHAIESGPSGRIAVTYVEWGGSAVQVTPWTLIDGRGSAAQYSELLRRQPIRRIAFTSISNTLAFTRRLFDFSPFEGSRRVIDISGDGPNNSGVPAPVARNSTVARGIVIDGLPIMLESHAASDSASIPDLDAYYRECVIGGDGAFLVKVTDSGEFARAILRKLIIEISGQEVSRLSPQDIRSVQYGKDYNCFIGEEMQERMIGK, from the coding sequence ATGACGCTTCGGTCGGTCCTTCTTGCCTGCGCCTGCCTGCTTGGCGGAAGCACTTCCGCCGGGCCTCTCAGGGTCGATCTCGAACTGGTGCTCGCCGTTGACGTCTCCTACTCGATGGAGCTCGACGAACAGCGGCTGCAGCGACAAGGCTATGTCGCCGCCTTTCTTGAACCCGAACTGATCCACGCGATCGAGAGCGGCCCCAGCGGCCGGATTGCCGTTACCTATGTCGAATGGGGTGGCTCTGCGGTGCAGGTCACCCCCTGGACGCTGATCGACGGCCGCGGCTCGGCGGCGCAATATTCCGAGCTGCTCCGCCGGCAACCGATCCGGCGGATCGCCTTCACCTCGATTTCCAACACGCTTGCCTTCACCCGACGGCTGTTCGACTTCAGCCCCTTTGAGGGCAGCCGCCGCGTCATCGATATCTCCGGCGACGGCCCCAACAATTCCGGCGTCCCCGCCCCTGTCGCCCGCAATTCCACCGTTGCCCGCGGCATCGTCATCGATGGCCTGCCGATCATGCTGGAGAGCCACGCAGCCTCGGACTCCGCCTCCATCCCGGACCTCGACGCCTATTACCGCGAATGCGTGATCGGCGGCGACGGCGCGTTTCTGGTCAAGGTCACCGATAGCGGCGAGTTCGCCCGCGCGATCCTCCGCAAACTCATCATCGAGATCTCCGGCCAGGAGGTGAGCCGCCTGTCGCCGCAAGACATACGGTCGGTCCAATACGGCAAGGACTACAATTGCTTCATCGGCGAGGAGATGCAGGAGCGCATGATCGGCAAGTAG
- a CDS encoding MarR family winged helix-turn-helix transcriptional regulator: MTMLEQKHRALLQEAERRAVTETGNMRACFELLALSGAIDRDCAARLAPHRLSEGKFVILFLLVDQPEGLSPHELADRAGVTRATITGLIDGLERDGFVERRSGLDDRRKIAVVLTETGRKTARSLLGEHSTWIASLFAGFTADEHQTFHGLLQRIWQNLRTGSAPRDTPEAQP; this comes from the coding sequence ATGACAATGCTGGAACAAAAGCACCGGGCCCTGTTGCAGGAAGCCGAGCGTCGGGCCGTTACCGAGACCGGCAACATGCGCGCCTGCTTCGAATTGCTGGCGCTCTCAGGCGCGATCGATCGGGACTGCGCCGCAAGACTCGCGCCGCACCGGCTTTCGGAAGGCAAGTTCGTTATCCTCTTCCTGCTCGTCGATCAACCCGAGGGCCTGTCGCCGCACGAGCTCGCCGATCGCGCCGGCGTGACGCGCGCCACCATCACCGGGCTCATCGACGGGCTGGAGCGCGACGGCTTTGTCGAACGCCGCTCCGGCCTGGATGACCGGCGCAAAATCGCGGTCGTGCTCACCGAAACCGGTCGCAAGACCGCGCGCAGCCTGCTCGGTGAACACAGCACCTGGATCGCCTCGCTGTTTGCCGGCTTCACCGCCGATGAACACCAGACGTTCCACGGGCTGCTGCAGCGCATCTGGCAAAATCTTAGGACCGGCAGCGCGCCGCGGGACACGCCGGAAGCACAGCCGTGA
- a CDS encoding DNA alkylation repair protein: MNESKTKGRGAGGIGAECLAQLNTGAEAATLTECLAVDFAALMGNILPGIGDDALAEMREAASAGISRRMPLAARLIAERLGPSAFGNLAHHSSDTARGWACFMVAGAEGVPLAERLAAIRPLANDGHFGVREWAWIAVRPHLTADLDQAIALLAADWTTDPSERIRRFASEAIRPRGVWCAHIAALKKEPERALPVLEPLRADPSNYVQDSVGNWLNDAGKGRPDWVQALSARWSAESPLPATARICRRALRSIPTTSSSGNA; this comes from the coding sequence GTGAACGAGAGCAAGACCAAAGGACGCGGCGCCGGTGGCATCGGCGCCGAGTGCCTTGCGCAATTGAACACCGGCGCTGAAGCCGCGACCTTGACCGAATGCCTCGCGGTCGATTTTGCGGCGCTCATGGGCAACATCCTGCCCGGTATCGGCGACGATGCCCTTGCCGAAATGAGAGAAGCCGCTTCGGCCGGCATCTCCCGGCGCATGCCGCTCGCCGCAAGGCTGATCGCTGAACGCCTCGGTCCCTCCGCCTTCGGGAATCTCGCGCATCATTCCTCGGATACGGCGCGGGGCTGGGCATGCTTCATGGTCGCGGGCGCAGAAGGCGTGCCCCTCGCCGAACGGCTCGCCGCGATCCGGCCCCTTGCCAACGACGGACATTTCGGTGTTCGCGAATGGGCGTGGATCGCCGTTCGCCCGCATCTTACCGCCGACCTCGATCAGGCGATCGCCTTGCTTGCGGCCGACTGGACAACCGATCCATCCGAGCGCATCCGCCGTTTCGCCTCGGAAGCGATCCGCCCGCGCGGCGTCTGGTGCGCCCATATCGCAGCCCTCAAGAAGGAGCCCGAACGCGCGCTGCCGGTTCTCGAGCCGTTGCGTGCCGATCCCTCCAATTACGTGCAGGATTCGGTCGGCAACTGGCTGAACGATGCCGGCAAGGGTCGGCCGGATTGGGTTCAGGCCCTCTCAGCACGCTGGTCCGCCGAAAGCCCGCTACCCGCGACGGCGCGCATCTGCCGCCGCGCGCTTCGCTCCATTCCCACGACATCGAGTTCCGGAAACGCGTGA
- a CDS encoding DUF6616 family protein: protein MPHYLTELYSAKPAWLALSRQGRQQFFTAIGSAMPALSALGVELITFGKVDQSKLHAASQTFFAVWRCPDATALEALVSGIAQSGWHEYFDTINAGGKGTDLAGHLTQLGEAA, encoded by the coding sequence ATGCCTCACTACCTGACCGAACTTTACAGCGCCAAGCCGGCCTGGCTCGCCCTTTCAAGGCAGGGACGCCAGCAGTTCTTCACCGCGATCGGCTCCGCCATGCCGGCGCTGTCGGCGCTCGGTGTCGAGCTGATTACCTTCGGCAAGGTCGACCAGTCGAAGCTGCATGCGGCGTCGCAGACCTTCTTTGCGGTGTGGCGCTGCCCGGATGCGACGGCGCTGGAAGCGCTTGTGTCGGGCATAGCGCAATCCGGTTGGCATGAATATTTCGACACGATCAACGCCGGCGGCAAAGGCACCGATCTTGCCGGCCACCTGACGCAGCTCGGCGAAGCCGCATAG
- a CDS encoding GNAT family N-acetyltransferase gives MRIRPAVRNDHPALCAIDNVAAVDPARSDDIAGWIEQGCCHLVEIDGAVAAYGVLTRHFFGQAFIDMLMVGNAHRRQGLGAALIAHFQATCAGSKLFSSTNMSNRPMQDLLVKAGFRPSGYIDNLDENDPEIVFCSLPKPIPA, from the coding sequence ATGCGAATTCGACCTGCGGTCAGGAACGATCATCCGGCGCTCTGCGCCATCGACAACGTTGCCGCGGTTGATCCGGCGCGAAGCGACGACATTGCCGGGTGGATCGAGCAGGGCTGTTGCCACCTGGTCGAAATCGATGGCGCGGTCGCCGCCTATGGCGTGCTGACCCGGCATTTCTTCGGTCAGGCTTTCATCGACATGCTGATGGTGGGCAACGCCCATCGTCGCCAGGGGCTCGGCGCGGCGTTGATCGCGCATTTCCAGGCGACGTGCGCCGGGTCGAAACTGTTCAGTTCCACCAACATGTCGAACCGCCCGATGCAGGACCTGCTGGTCAAGGCGGGTTTCCGGCCGAGCGGCTATATCGACAATCTCGACGAGAACGATCCGGAGATCGTCTTCTGCAGCCTCCCCAAGCCGATCCCGGCTTGA